The DNA segment cacAGGTGCCGGGTCCTCGAACGTGACCTTGCCTTTCTCCTtacccttctccttcgtgatcttctcctcgctgTACAGCTGCTTGACAGTCCTTGGTCTCGGTGTTCTCCCTTCCgctgcctcttcctcttccacggCGTCCATCTTGCTTCCAGGTACGGTCAACATGTTCGCATTCAGCCGCTCGTCATCTGCCCAACTATCTTTGTCATGAAGGTCTTGATCTATGACTTTGGATGTCGAGCTCTTCCGTCGACTGTGACTTGCTGGACCAGGCGCACTGTTTCCTGTACGATCAGCAAGACTGCTGAAAACGTAGCTCATCGCCACGGCACGGCTGTCATCCTTCTTTTCATATGTGCTGGCGACCCGATTGATAGTGTCGTCGACTTCGTCTTTAACAGACGTCGGGATGTTGGATGTTGGAGGTGGGGCATAGAACGTGTTGGCTgagagagattgagcaAGCAGTGAACCACCTGGGGGAGCAGAGCCAAGGGGAGAGCTAGCGGCTTTGATGATGGGATTGTCATTGGGATCATTCAGTGGGCGAGAAGAGCCTGATATACTGTTATGCCGTTGCGTCTCTCCGGTTGAAGCTCTGCTAGCACTCGCACTTCGACTCTGTGGCGTCTCATCCTTATATGCCGGACCGTCTTTGTACTTCTCCCACAACAACTCGACTTCGCCTCTgactctctcttccagctcacGCATTTCCTGGGCTTTATGGGCGATGTAACGTCTGACCTGATCTTCTAGTCTGGAATGTGCGATTTTCAGGTAGTCGCCAGCTTGGTCGCATAAGTCACGCaggtgagggtgagaggGAATGAAGGGcggtggaaggaagaaaggatcATGAGGTGGTGGAATGAGGGGTGATCGTCCATcggtggaagacgaagcaGGGGGATAAGGTGATGGATCGTTGTTGGAAGGTGGACGACCGAAAGACGATGTTGCGGAAGGTTCTTCGAGCAGCAGACCTGAAAAGGGGAGTGATTCTTGCTCTAGGGCACGTTCTAACTTCTCTCCATACTAGGCAGGATTATAAGCAGTCATCTCGAAGAGTGTCAGGACTAGGTCGCACTTACAAGCACACCCTCTTTCAGCTCCACAATCACCCAGTCGTCCTTGACCGGGGTATCGGTGCTGGACTTGCCCTGCACCTTGAAGCAATTGGTCTGACATAACCAGCACTTGCGCCAAGACGGTCCAAGAGTGTCTCGTCCATGATGATCGTCTTTGCCTTCTTGGGCGTCCGACTCTGGCGCAAAGTCATCTTGACAGAAATTAACGTACGGAGCGAGTTTCTATTCTGATGATCAGCTTGTATGATGTTCCGTCTAGGTAAAAGAAACGCACCACTTGTTCTGATCCAGCAGGTACGTAGACGTCTATCCGATCTTTCGCTTCCTTGTCGCTTGCCTCGGCTGTACCGTCCACTCTGTCCTCCTCTGACAAAGGCACACGACCCTCCACCAAGACGTTGAGACATCTACACGAGAACGTGAACGGGGTGCTGTTGGAAGGTGACAGGGGTCCTTTGGGTGGCGGTGGATCGCTTGATGCTGTCATCGTTACTGTGAGTCGATGGCGGAATGTAACATGAGACTGGCACACTAGATGTATTGGACGTGAGTCGAGGGGAGCTATGAGATATGGTGTGAGATGGGAGTGAAGGAGTGGATCACACAATAAAGCAAGTCATCACAACCGGTTATGTCAGTGACTCGATCCAGGCGTGCCTAAACCTGTGTGCCTTCCATTGCAAAGTTAGGCGAGCTGGTTGTATTCACCTTTTGCCACCCAACATCTCTTCGTTATTTTGACTTTTCTGTGTCACACTCTCCACACCGACCTCGATCACAACTACACCCAAAGTTTGACAAGATGCCACCTACACCTTGCTCGCTATGTCACACTGCCCGAGCACTGGTGAAAAGACCCAAGACAGGGCAGCAGGTCTGCAAAGATTGCTTCTTCGAGGTGTTCGAGACCGAGGTGCACAACACCATCGTGGAGGGCCAAGGGATATTCAGCAGGGGAGAAAGGGTAGCTATAGGTGCAAGTggaggaaagggtgagtcaGAGCTTGACACGGCACGGGCATAGGATCTCTTGGGCGTTGCTGATCACACTGTTCCGGCAGACTCGACGGTGCTGGCGCATGTGCTGTCAGTGTTGAATAAGCGATACGATTACGGTCTGGATCTGTATCTCCTATCGATCGATGAGGGTATCACAGGATACCGAGACGACTCACTAGAGGTAAGTAAATTTCTTCGCGTCGAAGTCGAGGCCCAGCTGACCGTATATGCGCAGACTGTAAAACAGAATCAGGTAGAGTATGGATTGCCCCTCAAGATCTTATCGTACTCCGAGCTGTATGGATGGACAATGGACAAAATCGTAGAGCAAGTCGGTCGACGAAACAACTGTGAGCTAGTCGTCACATACAATGTCAACGCAGCTGACACGCTTTCATTTCAGGTACCTTCTGTGGTGTCTTCCGACGTCAAGCTCTCGACCGAGGAGCTGCTCAGTTGGGGGTCGATCACATCGTCACGGGTCATAATGCAGACGATATCGCTGAGACAGTGCTTATGAATAGTGAGTAGTGCTGCTCAAATGTCTATTGTCCTGCATCAGACAGAGCTGAGGCGATATATCACTCAGTCATGCGAGGTGACATTGCCCGTTTGGGAAGATGTACGGCGGTCACTACCCAATCCGAGGATACCATCAAACGGAGCAAGCCTTTCAAATATGCTtacgagaaggagattgtcATGTTTGTTAATCATCCTTGTTCAAAGGGAGATGGGACATTCTGATTCCTTGTTCGCGCAGGTACGCATACTTCaagaagctgacatacTTCTCAACTGAATGCATTTACTCGCCCGACGGTGAGTCCTGTGCTTTCTGATATGTCTACACGCTTACAGGAGTATAGCCTACCGAGGTCATGCCCGGGTATTCCTCAAAGACCTCGAGGCGATCCGACCGAGTGCtatcatcgacatcatccattCGGGGGAGTCGTTTGTACTGGAGCAAAGCGTGCAAAAGGGCATGAAAGCGATGCGTAAGCTGTCAATGTGCCAGATTGATGAAACCGGCGGCTGACTTGCTCTCAGAAACATGTCTGCGATGCGGGTATATCTCATCAAATGACCTTTGTGTTAGTCTCACCGAAGAGTCCACCCTTCAGGGTCAAGCTAATATATCTCCCTACCTCAGAAAGCTTGCGCTCTACTTGAGGGGCTCGAAGCCGGGCTCGACCGCTCAGCGCTTGTATGTATCTTCTGCCAGACTTGCCTCGCCCAGCTGACGTCTTTGTTCAGCGCCAAACACAAGACAGCGGTACAGCCGCACCGGAAGGTTATAGAACAATTCCAAAGTACGAGCGATATGGGTCATACTCACAACCGGCTGCGCCGACGGAGGGGATCGAGAAAGCAGTCCAGGCTATTGAGATCAGATGACAAACGAGTAGACATTACAGCGGACGATACCTTGCATTACGTTACCCAAAGCATGCTCTCCACCATATATGTACGCTTACTGTATCTACTGTTGACACCCAGGAGGGTGCTACACACAGCTCTCAGGACGGGTCGTACTCCGCTCAGAGCCAAGGAGCAATCTGCTCGTCGCACCACGAGGCAAACTTCTTCtgttccttctcatccttggtGAATTCGGCAAAGAAGCCCAAACGAGCAAAGGGGAAGTACATCTGAGAGAGGCATGGATCTCTGTCAGCCAAAAATTGGACACGGTTGCGTAAACTCACTTGACCAGTTTTGACGTCAGACGCGGTACCAGCGTATAGTGGCGTCAATGCACCCTTCCAGATTGGACTGAGAAGCAATTTTTTCTGACGACGGAGGCCGAGTGTCGATCAGTACTTCAAACGGGACTCGTCCGCTTTTGTCTGAGATCTCACCTGGAGCCACTGCCTGATTCTCAATGTCTCGTGGAACAAGTCCGTGTCAATACCACCAGGATCAATAGACAAAATGAAcacctctccatcatccttcttcaactgTTTCGCGAGATTCTGAGCCAACATCGTAGCAGCAGATTTGCTCTGAGCATACATCATGTTACCGCCCAATGGCGGATTGCCTCGAGATTCCAACCTGAAGGTTTCGGGAAGGAGTTTGCCGGGTTTGTAGAAGAACGGAGCGGCGGAGATGGTCCAGACCATACGGCTGGGAGCCCCGGTTGTTGCGGCAGTGGATTGGAGtgttggaaggaggagtcgaGTGAGCAGATAGGGAGACATGGTGTTGACGCTGGATGACGCATCACGACGATGAACACGAGGCAAAGGCAAGACAGTGAGTCGATGAGACGGGATAGCTCACGCAAGGGTCAACTCGTATCCTTGTTTTGACAGCTTGGTTGCGTCAGCCTGTGGACCAGCCACGGCGACAAGAGGTCAGCGAGCGTGGAGCGTGTCGTTGTTCGGTAATTTATCACGAAGAAACAAGGCAAGTGCCGCATGCACCTGAAGAATGCCCGCATTGTTGAACAGGATATCCAGTCTCTTTTCCTGTCTGCGAAACACGCACATTTTGAGGGTGAGCGACCTTGCTTGATCAGGTATGAAAGACTCACTCCAAGAATTTATTGGCCGCTGACTTGACAGACTCGAAATCCGACAAGTCGATCGGCAACACGCTGGCCTTCTTCCCAGTGAGCTGTTCGAGCTCGTCGACGGCTTTGTCCGCTGCTGTGAGATCACGAGCTGCCATGTAGACTTTGGCGTTTTTGCGCATGAGCTGATGACAGATTTCTTTCCCAATGCCCTGTGATTGAGTCCCACGCACCGATCACGTCAGCGTCTGATTGGTGGTTCTGGCCTGCACACCACATGGGTCGACACATACCTTGTTCCCACCGGTGACCAATGCGACCTTGCCAGTCAGATCGGGGATGTTGTCACCAGTGTAATCAGTCTTGGGAGGGAAGACCATCCTGAGTATCTCGGAGAACGACATGTTGACTTGCCGTGACGGTTATCAGCGGTCGTCTGCTGTTGCAGGTGGGATGAATACAATGCAatacgatgatgggatACGTTATGAGAACGACGGTCTGACCTGACGTAACTGACAACAATCAGTGAGTCTCTTATATCTAGTTCTGCGACCAACGGTCGTCGTTCTTGATCGCCGGATGTCCGACTGTGCACAGGTGCGGGAAAAGAACAAACCGTTTGCGAACCCGTGTGAGAACACAGACAGTGAAAAGCCTGGTAAAAGGTTTCTATGAGTTATCGCAACGAACAGTAACTAGAAGTCTGGGACTAGCCGGCTATCCGAGTTCACTCTCTTTCGCAGATGCTCCCACATACTGTATCACAGATCGTGTTACCTACCTCAGCTGCTTGACACGAGATCAGAAACAGTAAAGTGGGTCGCAGACTTTTCCATGTCTATAAATAACCTCTATTCGCCGCCGCAGTGCACGTTCGGGTCCGCTGTACCTGTTGCTCGCAGTCGGTAAAATCACTCGTATTGGTACCGTATCTACGGCCATACCTCAATCATCTGCAACGTGCGGCAATGACATGACCCTCATATCTCCGCTGCGTTGCGACCTGCTCCCATGCGCCACACACTCCGTCTACAGTACAGACAGTACATGACCTGATTGCAGTACTCTACTTGAAAGTACGCTATCGGAGCCTCCGCCTTGGACTACAGTATCAACCGCGGACACCGTCCTGACCGTAGGCAATACTGGCGTATGCCCAGGACCATGCTCGCTGTGCTTCTGTCAGAAGCCtgtggtggaagaggctGGAATGGCATCGACACTGCAAGAGTCTTTATCTCCTATGCGACGGATCGCGAGCACCATTACGCTGCGTGTGCTTTACCGCGGCCTCGATTTTGGGATACAGATCCGGTTTGAATCACAGAGCATTGAAAGACTGGTCATGGGTGtttccctccaccttgtacagagatcgaggatgacTCTGATAGTCGCGAGCGCCGTTGGTCTTGCCACCCgtcggagaagacgagtgAGCACTCGACGGTTCCTTTCTTTGAGCTATCGATTCTATCTAGGACTTATAGTAACTAGCTGGTGCACCTGGACCATTCACGGAAACATGCAGCGTCAATCACCGGGATAGTAAAAAAAGCTCTTGAAAGAATGCAACTTGCCAAAGAACGGAGTGTTATACCCTGTGCCTTTTCCCAAAACTCTCTGTTcgaggaggtcgacgaCATGGCCAGTGAAGTGTTTCGGGTATCCATG comes from the Kwoniella newhampshirensis strain CBS 13917 chromosome 6, whole genome shotgun sequence genome and includes:
- a CDS encoding cytoplasmic tRNA 2-thiolation protein 1, whose translation is MPPTPCSLCHTARALVKRPKTGQQVCKDCFFEVFETEVHNTIVEGQGIFSRGERVAIGASGGKDSTVLAHVLSVLNKRYDYGLDLYLLSIDEGITGYRDDSLETVKQNQVEYGLPLKILSYSELYGWTMDKIVEQVGRRNNCTFCGVFRRQALDRGAAQLGVDHIVTGHNADDIAETVLMNIMRGDIARLGRCTAVTTQSEDTIKRSKPFKYAYEKEIVMYAYFKKLTYFSTECIYSPDAYRGHARVFLKDLEAIRPSAIIDIIHSGESFVLEQSVQKGMKAMQTCLRCGYISSNDLCKACALLEGLEAGLDRSALRQTQDSGTAAPEGYRTIPKYERYGSYSQPAAPTEGIEKAVQAIEIR